GGCGAGCGTGACCTGGTACTGCCGGTCTTCGAGCAGCCCCTCGGTCACCAGCGGGTGGTCGACGTGTCCGACCTCGTCGGTCGCTGCCATTGCTGACGGATATCCGCTACCACCGGTTAAGCGTTCGCGTCCCGGGGTGAAAGTGAAGCCCCGTCAGTCCTCGGCCACGGACCGGGGCGCGCCGAGCACCTCGTGGGACTCCACCACCGTCTCGGTCAGCCAGGCCTCCGCACGGCGGAGGCGGTACCGCAGCGTCGACTTCGCCAGACCGAGGCGGTCGGCCACCTCGCCGAGGTCGGCGACCCGCGGCGTCTCGTAGTACCCCAGGTCGACCGCGGCCTCGAGCGCTTCGCGCTGCTCGTGGGGCAGATCCGCCAGCGTCGTCGTCGTGCCCCACGTCGAGGGCGTCCCGACCTGCCCGAGCGAGAGCGAGATTCCGTCCGGCAGTCCGTCTCGGAGGTCGTCGAACAGGTCCCCGATCGGGGGGTCCCCCGGGACCAGGACGCGCCACTCGTAGACGTTCCCCCGGCGCCGCGCGTCGAACGCCAGGCCGTCGCCGAAGGCCCGGCCGGCGTGGAACGGGACCGAG
Above is a genomic segment from Halorientalis sp. LT38 containing:
- a CDS encoding helix-turn-helix domain-containing protein, encoding MREYVLTATFESGADAVADVFIDHPDLLGRALHITASSAGIWRVDRFVGPAEALDAVEAVYTSGAVCNECLGDHEECTITAEYEVVREGPESRVIYGYSGGGSYCHSVPFHAGRAFGDGLAFDARRRGNVYEWRVLVPGDPPIGDLFDDLRDGLPDGISLSLGQVGTPSTWGTTTTLADLPHEQREALEAAVDLGYYETPRVADLGEVADRLGLAKSTLRYRLRRAEAWLTETVVESHEVLGAPRSVAED